The following are encoded in a window of Bacteroidales bacterium genomic DNA:
- a CDS encoding T9SS type A sorting domain-containing protein, protein MISFTRLSLTNKLWLAAVVIAVGSFIVSKLLNNENDYREIYERQLSERMSKIPDYVARDIKNLPKPAQPDKAAIQDFFMTFDPKSGIVPKERLMRVYQELEKNPKARLTNPLQWNGTSANMGGRTRAIMWDPNDPAGRKVWAGGVTGGLWYRTDITNDMVEWEPVNDFWSSLNISCITYDPNNPTTFYVGTGEAETALIIYRESSGIGDGIWRSTDGGQTWSLMESTLDFEYVTDIVVRNEEGQSVIYAGVVSGVYKGSVHYSYPSDGLFRSEDNGLTWEQVLPDIPGYGAPYAVSDIELGTDGRIYVGTMQNVDIEGGAVILYSDDGFSGTWTVIDQYAEYIKNHAQYNIPARVMVAAAPSDANVVYAQIAAGYNNYFNYYRGRYILKSTNKGETWSTLPLPASDWSTLAWHAFVLKVDPNNANRIFTGGLDMWKSVNSGTSWTKISDWSLMYSGGGDQYLHADQHDIQFKPGSSTTFITCNDGGVFYTETATAGYPAFLEKNQGYNTLQLYTGAITPQTGSTNYVGGLQDNGTLLYTGQPLTINNMISGGDGAACFFDDADPLMLTSIYYNRYYVFMNFNYLTSLDYESGVFINPADFDVKTNTLFANAVSFSGENPNSLLRISGIPYNTNGDFIGLTTNTNVYYSHIKASPHAPAGTSNLYIGTQAGRVYKSTNAHANPQTVEITGNEFPTAYVSCIAVGSTEDILLVTFSNYGVEALWQTIDGGQTWQNVSGDMPDIPVRWAIYHPENDNQVMLATELGIWTTNWVNAPNVSWVQDAQGMANVRVDMLTLRDSDNTVLAATHGRGFYTAEFLLDPGVAVQEQSNPTLSIYPNPSNGLIHVDLTFIEQKEINLRISDISGKLIFEKKSMAGEIEVIDLAWLQKGTYLVSVHEGQHSFTEKIVLK, encoded by the coding sequence AAACAACGAAAATGACTACCGGGAAATTTATGAACGGCAGCTCAGCGAAAGAATGTCGAAAATTCCTGACTACGTTGCCAGAGACATAAAAAATCTGCCAAAGCCTGCACAACCCGATAAAGCTGCAATCCAGGACTTTTTCATGACTTTTGATCCAAAATCAGGAATTGTTCCAAAAGAACGGTTGATGCGAGTGTATCAGGAACTTGAAAAAAATCCCAAAGCCAGGCTGACAAATCCGTTGCAATGGAATGGAACTTCAGCCAATATGGGAGGTCGCACCAGGGCTATCATGTGGGACCCGAATGATCCTGCCGGCAGGAAAGTCTGGGCGGGAGGCGTGACCGGCGGCCTCTGGTACCGCACCGATATTACCAACGATATGGTGGAATGGGAACCCGTCAACGATTTCTGGAGTTCCCTTAACATCAGTTGCATTACTTATGACCCAAACAATCCAACAACATTTTACGTAGGAACGGGTGAGGCAGAAACCGCACTGATTATTTATCGGGAATCATCCGGCATTGGTGACGGGATCTGGCGTTCGACCGACGGAGGACAAACCTGGTCGCTGATGGAATCAACTCTCGACTTTGAATATGTTACAGATATTGTTGTCAGAAATGAAGAGGGGCAAAGTGTTATCTATGCTGGTGTGGTTTCGGGCGTTTACAAGGGGAGCGTTCACTACAGCTATCCTTCCGATGGCCTTTTCCGCTCGGAAGATAACGGCCTGACGTGGGAACAGGTACTTCCAGACATCCCGGGATACGGAGCTCCATATGCCGTATCTGATATTGAACTGGGTACCGATGGAAGGATTTATGTAGGAACCATGCAAAACGTGGATATTGAAGGAGGTGCGGTTATTCTTTACTCTGACGATGGTTTTAGCGGAACATGGACAGTAATTGATCAATATGCTGAATACATTAAAAACCATGCACAATACAATATTCCGGCCCGCGTGATGGTTGCGGCTGCACCATCGGATGCCAATGTGGTTTATGCCCAGATTGCTGCCGGATACAATAACTATTTCAATTATTACCGCGGTCGCTATATCCTGAAATCGACGAACAAAGGTGAAACATGGTCTACACTTCCCCTGCCTGCTTCCGACTGGTCAACATTAGCATGGCATGCATTCGTTTTAAAGGTTGATCCTAATAATGCCAACCGCATTTTCACCGGTGGGCTCGATATGTGGAAATCAGTGAACAGCGGTACCTCATGGACAAAGATTTCCGATTGGTCACTGATGTATTCAGGTGGTGGGGATCAATACCTCCATGCCGACCAGCATGATATTCAGTTCAAACCGGGAAGTTCGACAACCTTTATAACCTGCAATGACGGAGGTGTTTTTTATACCGAAACAGCCACAGCCGGATATCCTGCTTTTTTGGAAAAAAACCAGGGCTACAACACCCTGCAGTTATACACTGGAGCCATAACCCCCCAGACAGGTTCGACCAATTACGTTGGCGGATTGCAGGACAACGGCACCCTGCTCTACACCGGTCAGCCCCTTACCATCAACAATATGATCAGTGGTGGCGATGGCGCTGCCTGTTTCTTCGACGATGCAGACCCGTTGATGCTGACTTCCATCTATTATAACAGGTATTATGTTTTTATGAATTTTAATTATCTTACCAGTCTCGATTACGAAAGTGGTGTTTTTATTAACCCTGCCGATTTTGATGTTAAAACCAATACATTGTTTGCCAATGCAGTCAGTTTTTCTGGGGAAAATCCCAACTCCCTGCTTCGGATCAGCGGAATTCCCTATAACACAAATGGTGATTTTATTGGTTTAACCACGAATACCAATGTTTATTATTCACACATCAAAGCCTCTCCTCATGCCCCTGCCGGAACTTCAAACCTTTATATCGGAACGCAGGCCGGAAGGGTTTACAAGTCAACGAATGCTCATGCAAATCCTCAAACCGTTGAAATTACCGGAAACGAATTCCCAACCGCTTATGTTTCATGTATTGCGGTGGGATCAACTGAGGACATTTTACTGGTCACATTTTCCAATTATGGTGTTGAGGCTTTATGGCAAACCATAGATGGTGGACAAACATGGCAAAACGTTTCCGGGGATATGCCCGACATTCCCGTCCGCTGGGCAATATATCATCCTGAAAATGACAACCAGGTGATGCTTGCCACCGAACTTGGAATCTGGACCACCAACTGGGTCAATGCTCCAAATGTGTCCTGGGTTCAGGATGCCCAGGGAATGGCCAATGTGAGGGTGGATATGCTAACACTCAGAGATTCCGACAACACTGTTTTGGCTGCAACCCATGGGCGTGGGTTTTATACGGCTGAATTCCTGCTCGATCCGGGCGTGGCTGTTCAGGAACAATCGAACCCAACATTGAGTATTTATCCTAATCCATCAAACGGTCTGATCCATGTTGATCTCACTTTTATTGAGCAAAAAGAAATCAACCTCAGGATTTCTGATATTTCAGGGAAACTGATTTTTGAGAAAAAATCAATGGCAGGCGAAATTGAAGTTATTGATCTTGCCTGGCTACAAAAGGGAACCTACCTGGTGTCTGTTCACGAAGGCCAGCATTCATTTACAGAAAAGATTGTGCTCAAATAA